One genomic window of Gossypium hirsutum isolate 1008001.06 chromosome D11, Gossypium_hirsutum_v2.1, whole genome shotgun sequence includes the following:
- the LOC107911039 gene encoding L10-interacting MYB domain-containing protein-like, translating to MTNFEKETGKGFSQRQLKNRWDALRKEWKLKGKDTGLGWNPIKRIVDASDNWWESRLQVVLEAQKFRTSAIDPEFEGKLDQMFMGIVATGDKAWAPSSSTLRSDFFEDVTNEIPEENEEENMRNDVHILNDVHILNDVHISNDVHISNDVQIDGNADNMSQATSSLTPVMDPYGIPQVVKVLNSMLEEVPEASSLYFFALKLLLNKDKRIMFLSINPKIRALWLKSEMEDS from the exons ATGACCAACTTTGAGAAAGAAACAGGAAAGGGTTTTTCACAAAGACAACTTAAAAATAGGTGGGATGCCCTAAGAAAAGAATGGAAACTTAAAGGCAAAGATACTGGTCTAGGGTGGAATCCTATAAAAAGAATTGTTGATGCATCGGATAATTGGTGGGAGAGTAGGCTACAG GTTGTGCTTGAAGCTCAAAAATTTCGAACTTCTGCCATTGATCCCGAATTCGAAGGGAAGTTGGATCAAATGTTCATGGGGATAGTTGCAACAGGTGATAAAGCATGGGCACCTTCTTCTAGTACACTCCGGAGTGATTTTTTTGAAGATGTTACCAACGAAAtacctgaagagaatgaagaagaaaatatgaGAAACGATGTTCACATTTTAAATGATGTTCACATTTTAAATGatgttcacatttcaaatgatgttcacatttcaaatgatgTTCAAATTGATGGGAAcg CTGACAATATGAGTCAAGCCACATCTAGTTTGACTCCTGTTATGGATCCATATGGTATTCCACAAGTAGTCAAAGTGCTTAACAGCATGTTGGAAGAAGTTCCAGAAGCTAGTTCGCTATACTTTTTCGCACTTAAATTATTGCTCAATAAGGACAAGCgaattatgtttttatcaattaatcccaAGATTAGAGCTTTGTGGCTTAAGTCGGAAATGGAGGATAGTTGA